CGAAAACGCGAGCTACCGTGACATTGCCGAGGCTCTTTTTGGCACCGGCCGGATGCCCGAGCGCGGTTGGAAAACCCATGACCTGCGCGATCGGACTATACGGCTAGCACGGCTGGGCTACGCAATGATGCAGGGCGGTTATCGCCGCCTGTTGCTCTATCCCTTCCGTGGCCGGACCTAGCGCCGCCGTTCGATACGGGTGGCGATCTCGCCGCCTTGCGACATCACCATCCCTCTAAGCGACGTCTCTCCGCCACCGTGGTCGGTGACGGCCGCTACCATTCGGCGGTCTCCCCGAGACCATCGCGGAGTTTTCCCATGTCCACCACCAATGCCGCCGGCATGCCGCCGCGCTACCTACGCACGCCCGAGGCCGCGCGATTTGTCGGTCTCTCGATCCGCACCCTCGAAAAGCACCGCATCTACGGCACGGGCCCGCGCTACTCCAAACTCGGGGGCCGCGTCGTCTATCGCCTCGAAGACCTGCAAGCGTGGGTCGATTCCGCCGTCAAGGCGTCGACATCAGACCCCGGCAAGTCTGTCGTGTTGCCGGCCCGACGCCATACGCCGGCCGAGATCCAGCACGCGCGGCAGCTCTACCGCTGATCTCCAGCGATGTCAGCGCGCCATCGCACGCGATCCGAACGCGAGCAGCTCGAATTGTTCCGCGCGCTGCCAGGCGATCTGGCGCCGCGCGATGCGCAAGACCTGATGGCCTATCCCTTCTTCAGCCTCGCCAAGACGCATCGCACGACGCCAATCGATTACCGGATGAACGACATCGCGATCCGCGTCGAAGCCGTACCCGAGCACGGCATGGCAACCATCTGGGACGCCGACATCCTGATCTGGGCCGCCAGCCAGATCGTCGAGGCGCGCGACATCGGCCTGCGGCCGTCGCGCCTGATGGCGGCCACCCCGTATGAGATCCTCACCTTTATCGGCCGCGGCGTCAGCGCACGCGATTATCAGCGACTGAAGGCGGCGCTCGATCGTCTGCAGTCCACCACTGTCGCGACTTCGCTGCGGCAGACCAACGAGCGGCGCATGCACCGCTTCTCCTGGATCAACGAGTGGACCGAGCGCGCTGATGCGCATGGACGCGCCGACGGCATCGATCTGATCGTGCCAGACTGGTTCTATCGCGCCGTCCACGACGATGCGCTGGTCCTCACCATCGACCGCCAATACTTCGCGCTGACCGGCGGCCTCGAGCGCTGGCTTTATCGCATCGTGCGCAAGCACGCGGGTAGACAGCGGGCCGGTTGGCGGTTCGAGTTCCGCCATCTCTACACCAAGTCGGCGAGCCTCTCGCCGTTCAAGCGCTTTGCCTTCGAGCTGCGCGATCTCGCACACCGGCAGCCGCTGCCAGGCTACCGCCTCGCCGTCGAACGCGACCGCGTCGGACGCGAGCTGCTGGCCTTCACCCAGGGCAACTTTTCCACAGGCGGCTGTGGACAATCCGTTGATGGTATCGTGCCTTCGGGAACCCCAGAGCACGTGCCATCGGGAACCGACGCCGCGTGCTATCAGGAACCGGAAGCGGCATTTTTCGGTGCAAGTTCCGTCACTTCCGAGCCGCCTAACTTAGAATCTAACGTACAAGAATCTAACCCTTCTGATGTTGGGCGCGACGCCGATCGGTGGAAAACCGCTGACGGGAGCGGGCGATGATCGTCGCTGACCTCGCGCTGATCCCCGTGCAACCGTCGCCCTTCGACGGTTGGGCATCGGCCGAAATGCTCGCGCTGATCGCCGAAGCGCGCGTCTTTCGCCCCGCACTCGTAGCCCGCTTCGTTCTTAACCGCTGTCCTGCACGCACGGTCATTGCCCGCGAGAC
This genomic stretch from Candidatus Binataceae bacterium harbors:
- a CDS encoding DUF2285 domain-containing protein, giving the protein ENASYRDIAEALFGTGRMPERGWKTHDLRDRTIRLARLGYAMMQGGYRRLLLYPFRGRT
- a CDS encoding helix-turn-helix domain-containing protein: MSTTNAAGMPPRYLRTPEAARFVGLSIRTLEKHRIYGTGPRYSKLGGRVVYRLEDLQAWVDSAVKASTSDPGKSVVLPARRHTPAEIQHARQLYR
- a CDS encoding replication initiator protein A, giving the protein MSARHRTRSEREQLELFRALPGDLAPRDAQDLMAYPFFSLAKTHRTTPIDYRMNDIAIRVEAVPEHGMATIWDADILIWAASQIVEARDIGLRPSRLMAATPYEILTFIGRGVSARDYQRLKAALDRLQSTTVATSLRQTNERRMHRFSWINEWTERADAHGRADGIDLIVPDWFYRAVHDDALVLTIDRQYFALTGGLERWLYRIVRKHAGRQRAGWRFEFRHLYTKSASLSPFKRFAFELRDLAHRQPLPGYRLAVERDRVGRELLAFTQGNFSTGGCGQSVDGIVPSGTPEHVPSGTDAACYQEPEAAFFGASSVTSEPPNLESNVQESNPSDVGRDADRWKTADGSGR